The window AGAGTATTATAAGTTGCTGGCTGTGCTTGAAGCTCAATCAATGAATCCTATTCCTTCTATTACGGAGAGTGTTAGTTCTGGGAACTATCTTTCGCTTAGAAGACTTTCTGTGTGGTTTGCTGAACCAATGGTGAAAATGAGACTAATGGCTCTTTTGGTTGACAACTGTAAGGTTCTAAAGGGTGGTGCAATGGCCGGGGCGATTCACATGCATGCTCAACACGGTGACCCTATTGTTCATGATTTTATGAAACGGTTGCTTCGTCGGGTGTGTTCTCCTCTTTTTGAGATGGTGAGGAGCTGGGTGTTAGAAGGGGAACTCGAAGATATTTTTATGGAGTTCTTTGTCTTGGGCCAGCCTGTAAAAGCAGAATCACTGTGGAGGGAAGGTTATCAGCTTCGTTCTGCAATGCTTCCTTCTTTCATCTCACAGTCTCTTGCTCATAGAATTCTACGAACTGGGAAGTCGATCAATTTTCTTCGAGTTTGTTGCGAAGATCGTAGTTGGGCTGATGCCGCAACAGAAGCTGCTGCTGTCACCGGGACAACCACTAGGAGAGGTGGCCTCGGTTATGGTGAAACTGATGCACTAGAATCTTTGGTTACTGAAGCAGCAAGGAGAATAGACAAGCATTTGATGGACGTTGTGTACAGGCAGTATAAGTTCAAGGAACATTGCCTTGCAATTAAGCGGTATCTATTGCTCGGGCAAGGTGATTTTGTTCAGTATTTGATGGATATTGTCGGGCCTGAGCTTTCAGAGCCTGCTAATACCATCAGCTCATTCAAGCTTGCAGGGTTGTTGGAGAGCGCAATACGGTCCTCCAGTGCACAGTATGATGATCCTGACATACTGGATAGATTGAGGGTCAAAATGATGCCACACAACATAGGAGATAGAGGGTGGGATGTCTTCTCCCTGGAATATGATGCAAGAGTGCCTTTAAATACTCTATTTACTGAGTCGGTCATGACGAAGTATTTTAGAATCTTCAATTTCCTATGGAAGCTTAGACGGGTGGAGCATGCGCTCATTGGTGTTTGGAAGACAATGAAACCAAATTCTATAGCTTTTACTAAATTGCCAGAAGCTGTTAAGTTGCAGCTTATTTTGGCATCAAGGAGGTGCCAAGTGCTCTGGGATGAGATGAATCATTTTATAACAAATTTGCAATATTATATCATGTTCGAAGTTTTGGAGGTTTCATGGTCTAATTTCTCTAGTGAAATGGAGTCAGCTAAAGATCTTGATGATCTGCTTGCTGCTCATGAGAAGTATCTTCATTCAATTGTTGAGAAGTCTCTCCTAGGAGAAAGGTCACAGTCTCTTTACAAGACTCTCTTTGTGTTGCTTGATCTTGTATTGCGATTCCGTAGTCATGCAGATCGTCTATATGAAGGAGTCAATGAATTGCAAGCAAGGTAATGATTTATCGCaacaattttgtttttcttagaTTCTGGCACTTTTAAGATTATTTGTCCcttattgttattttttgcCTTAAATTTGCAGAACTGTGGAGTCATCTTTGCCTTCTCGGGACAAGACAAACAGGCAGTCAAGTAATAAAACCTCAGCTCCTGGGTCATGGCTTGGTGAAGGCCGGAAGGCCATTACTCAACGTGCTAGCGAATTTCTTACACATAGCGGACAAGAAATAGATACAATCTCTAAGGAATATTCATCACTATTTCAGGGATTTATTTCACAGTTGCCAGTCCAACAACACATTGATTTGAAGTTCCTCATGTTCCGGCTAGACTTCACAGAATTCTACAGCCGTGCGTCATAACATAGGTACAAGCTAGGATTTGCTCAGCTTATGTTGGAATATATCAGTGATAGTGTTTGAGATTATGTAAAATTGGTGTCTTTTTGATGTTGATTGGGATCTGTTTCTTTTTctacaagttttttattttgtttccaCTGTAGTCTACTGTGAATTTTAGATTGATGGTGAATATACAAATTTCCTTCCAGTTTTTATGTGAAAATGATCTTCGGCAGTGTCTTCATATAAAAGAAACTCCAAGAAACAGGTGCAAATATGGCTGCACAAAGTTCTATAACTAGATTGGATCGAAGATTGGAATCATATGTATTGTCGGACTGGAGAGTGGCTGCTTATTGTTGGTCCTGGACGGACCTGGTTCGATTTGCATTCAGTGGAAGTCAGGTTAGTGTGAGAAGTTTTCTGTAGGTTTAGTTAAGCCTGTTATAGAGCTTGATTTCTATTGTGAAATTGAATGATTAGATGTAAGGAAATTTTTAGGTTTCTCAGCTAATTTTTGTAGGTAAAGTCCGTTTGATTTCCTTTGTGATTTGTTGTATAGTTTATGCATTTCCACTTCACTGCTGGAATTAGAGAACTGTTTGGTTAGAAAACTGCTGGAATTAGAGAACTGTTTGGTCTTTCCTGGTTCATGCAAAGATATGTGCTGCTGTCTGCTGAGATATTTCAGCTGCAAGAGTTCACTCTGCTGCttagatttaaatatttatgttaagTATTTACAATAGAAGTCAAAACTTGGTTCAGTTTCAGGGAGGAATGAGAAAAATCCCTCCGTTCCATTTTAGTAGTTTTGCTTGTTGAATTTTGTGTGGGTGTATATGCGTGTCAAAATTTCATAGTCATTTGCATGATAATTGTGAAAATTATTTGGATTAAAACTGTCAACATTAGAACtagtataaaatttgtattggaTAAAAAGTAGTACATTATTGTGAGATTTTTTTTACTAAGTAATTAAAATTGGAGAAACAGAGTAATACATTTGTACCTTCTTGGCTTCTTGTACCTATGCACTATATCTAAATCTTTATTTGCTATAAAAAAACATGATTGCAAAATTGCTGGATGCAATTCGGAGAGATTACGCTATTGTCCTTGTTGTTTTTCTGTGCATTTCCATGTAAACACGCGTGCTGTCTAATTCTGTGTGTAATCATTTAATATATGTGTAGTCATTTAATAACCTAAACCTACATTACGTTAATTTTATCAGGTGAATTATATCAATAATACATTCAGACTCATATTTTTGTCGTAAGATTtttcatattcatatatttatatatatatatatgtgtaatttATTCTAATTTGAC of the Daucus carota subsp. sativus chromosome 4, DH1 v3.0, whole genome shotgun sequence genome contains:
- the LOC108219244 gene encoding gamma-tubulin complex component 3 translates to MEQEDQKVLDLVKELVNRLLNSPSTHSSNPINNNCINNNTVQQSLKYAVRILSSRMTPSIAVDEAAMADSIKRQLATQGKSSQALTFADLYSKFAAKSGPGSVNNKWAVLYLLKTIADDRKGGRNRSDSRVSNGFLLPVLFEGDGGSRGVNGNFKNGGKLGAWDDSKGSRNGERGEKGWDGGVLLVSKDPSNMREMVFREFGNLLKEENEVSEEVLVRDVLYASQGIDGKYVKFDKSVDGYVLAESVRVPRATRIMVRKVCELGWLFRKVKGYVSETVQSLAAEDVGTVGQAFCAALQDELTEYYKLLAVLEAQSMNPIPSITESVSSGNYLSLRRLSVWFAEPMVKMRLMALLVDNCKVLKGGAMAGAIHMHAQHGDPIVHDFMKRLLRRVCSPLFEMVRSWVLEGELEDIFMEFFVLGQPVKAESLWREGYQLRSAMLPSFISQSLAHRILRTGKSINFLRVCCEDRSWADAATEAAAVTGTTTRRGGLGYGETDALESLVTEAARRIDKHLMDVVYRQYKFKEHCLAIKRYLLLGQGDFVQYLMDIVGPELSEPANTISSFKLAGLLESAIRSSSAQYDDPDILDRLRVKMMPHNIGDRGWDVFSLEYDARVPLNTLFTESVMTKYFRIFNFLWKLRRVEHALIGVWKTMKPNSIAFTKLPEAVKLQLILASRRCQVLWDEMNHFITNLQYYIMFEVLEVSWSNFSSEMESAKDLDDLLAAHEKYLHSIVEKSLLGERSQSLYKTLFVLLDLVLRFRSHADRLYEGVNELQARTVESSLPSRDKTNRQSSNKTSAPGSWLGEGRKAITQRASEFLTHSGQEIDTISKEYSSLFQGFISQLPVQQHIDLKFLMFRLDFTEFYSRAS